The Deltaproteobacteria bacterium sequence AAATTTCTCGAAAATTGTTAAAGCGTTACTATCCTTCTTACTCTGAAAAACCGGAACCAAAACCAGATCATTCGCGATATAGAAATTGGCATAACTTGCCGGAAGGGGTTTTCCGTCTTCTTCTCCAATGGGTGTGGGCATGGGAAGAGGGATGACCGTCAATCTTTCTCCGCTCTGGTCGCGTGATTTTTGCAAAATCTTAAAATTCTCCTGCAACAATTTATAATTTTCATCAGCCGGATCTTCTTCCACCGCGCAAACAACGTTGGAAGCGTTCACAAAGCGGGCGATGTCATCAATATGTCCATCCGTGTCGTCCCCTTTAATCCCCTCTTCCAACCAGATGATCTGGCGCACTTTCAGATAATTTTTTAGACATTCTTCAATTTCCTTTTTCGAAAGATGAGGGTTGCGATTTTTATTCAAGAGACACTGTTTGGTAGTAAGGCAAGTGCCAACTCCATTTACTTCAATGGAACCCCCTTCCAAAACAATGCCGGGCTCAAAAACGGGACAGTTAAGGAGTGGAGCTATTTTTTGTGGAATTTTGGTATCGGCAATCAACTCTTCATATTTCCCACCCCAAGCATTATATTCCCAATGATTAAAGGCCAGCTCTTTCCCCCCATTTTTTTCATGCACCAAAAAATTGGGGCCATAATCGCGGATCCATGAATCAATCGTCGGAATAATATGAACAACAAGATTCTTCAGCTTGGGAATTTTCTGTGCGGTCGCTTTATCATCGACCAATAAAAAAACTTTTTCATGAGTGGTGAGATGATGAATCATTTCAAGATAAACTTTTTCAACTTGTGGCACGCGATCGGGCCATGTGACCGGATCTTTGGGCCATGTGAGCCAAGTCCCTTCATGCCTTTCCCATTCCGCGGGCATTCGGAAGCCTAATTCGTTTGGTGTTTTAATAGACATCAGTGCGCCTACAATCAAGGAATGGCCAATCTTTGCGGACCTCTTTGATAAAATT is a genomic window containing:
- a CDS encoding agmatine deiminase family protein, translated to MPAEWERHEGTWLTWPKDPVTWPDRVPQVEKVYLEMIHHLTTHEKVFLLVDDKATAQKIPKLKNLVVHIIPTIDSWIRDYGPNFLVHEKNGGKELAFNHWEYNAWGGKYEELIADTKIPQKIAPLLNCPVFEPGIVLEGGSIEVNGVGTCLTTKQCLLNKNRNPHLSKKEIEECLKNYLKVRQIIWLEEGIKGDDTDGHIDDIARFVNASNVVCAVEEDPADENYKLLQENFKILQKSRDQSGERLTVIPLPMPTPIGEEDGKPLPASYANFYIANDLVLVPVFQSKKDSNALTIFEKFFPNRNVVGIPCQDLVWGLGTIHCVTQQQPACK